A window of Pseudodesulfovibrio hydrargyri contains these coding sequences:
- a CDS encoding diguanylate cyclase: MMTETSLRKQLEQARERIEELEEELAKAAKATCEDRYRMVFENAPGGMAIITEQGNILLSNAEAKKFLGLSGADGERNAEDFYVNREDRNRLLALIRKKRHIRNYPVLMHRLDGASMWASLSARAIDYGGEPANLVSFTDITEHRRALRRLELDELRFERLYALSEMTQHTEKEILDFALEAITEVTGSEIGYIYRVSEDQTQLTLHAWSESVMERCSIKDVPEVYSICETGLWGEPLRQGRPVITNDYPNLKKKKGYPDGHIPVRNHLGVPVFEENRVVFLAGVGNKPGDYTEDDIRHMELIMNGTWRIIQRRRSRAELAAAHAELEEKVRRRTDRLQQVNRELAGLNLTLMSKDQEREQARMELLRYQRIIETNPDLISLIDSDYRYVIVNESYTHIFGLKRESIVGQPVGILFGSRYFEERFKPAIDRALKGETLTEAAWLPLPDAGERYMSITYQPVRVQGDDAEYVSFEARDMTDLKRSEEDLKAIAERLDLATDAAHLGIWEWDLRTDDLLWDRKMFDLYQAEPLPPKELFDFWRGCIHPDDLAATEQQLARSIETKEPLYLEFRIVRADKAVRHIRIEGLVQVDDKGMPIRLIGISMDVTEQRQMEDELRTLASTDPLTGASNRRQFMSRLGEEFERCKRYNTSLVLLSLDIDHFKRINDTYGHPAGDDVLKELVALCRSTLRTTDLFGRVGGEEFQAALTQTRIGAGENTAERLRRRVEQCEVRTHDQIITFTISIGVTALTPDDESIEGLLKRADDALYQAKRSGRNRVIVL; encoded by the coding sequence ATGATGACGGAAACGTCCCTGCGCAAGCAGCTTGAACAGGCGCGCGAGCGCATAGAGGAACTCGAAGAGGAACTTGCCAAAGCCGCCAAGGCGACCTGCGAGGACCGCTACCGCATGGTCTTCGAGAACGCCCCCGGCGGCATGGCCATCATTACCGAGCAGGGGAATATCCTCCTGTCCAATGCCGAGGCCAAGAAATTTCTCGGCCTGTCCGGCGCCGACGGCGAACGCAACGCCGAGGATTTCTACGTCAATCGGGAAGACCGCAACCGGCTCCTGGCCCTGATCCGCAAAAAGCGGCACATCCGCAACTACCCGGTGCTCATGCACCGCCTCGACGGGGCCTCCATGTGGGCCAGCCTGAGCGCCCGGGCCATCGACTACGGCGGGGAACCGGCCAACCTGGTCTCGTTCACGGACATCACCGAGCACCGCCGGGCCCTGCGGCGGCTGGAGCTGGACGAACTGCGCTTCGAGCGGCTCTACGCCCTGTCCGAGATGACCCAGCATACCGAGAAGGAAATCCTCGACTTCGCCCTGGAGGCCATCACCGAGGTGACCGGCAGCGAGATCGGGTACATCTACCGGGTCAGCGAGGACCAGACCCAACTGACCCTGCACGCCTGGTCCGAGAGCGTCATGGAGCGGTGCTCCATCAAGGACGTCCCGGAGGTCTACAGCATCTGCGAAACCGGGCTGTGGGGCGAACCCCTGCGCCAGGGCAGGCCGGTCATCACCAACGACTACCCGAACCTGAAGAAAAAGAAGGGCTACCCCGACGGCCACATCCCGGTGCGCAACCACCTGGGGGTGCCGGTCTTCGAGGAGAACCGCGTGGTCTTCCTGGCCGGGGTGGGCAACAAGCCCGGCGACTACACCGAGGACGACATCCGCCACATGGAATTGATCATGAACGGCACCTGGCGCATCATCCAGCGGCGGCGGTCCAGGGCGGAGCTCGCCGCGGCCCATGCCGAGCTGGAGGAAAAGGTCAGGCGGCGCACGGACCGGCTGCAGCAGGTCAACCGCGAGCTGGCCGGCCTCAACCTGACGCTGATGAGCAAGGACCAGGAGCGCGAGCAGGCCCGCATGGAGCTGTTGCGCTACCAGCGGATCATCGAAACCAACCCGGACCTCATCTCCCTGATCGACAGCGACTACCGCTACGTCATCGTCAACGAGTCCTACACCCATATCTTCGGGCTCAAGCGGGAGTCCATCGTGGGCCAGCCCGTGGGCATCCTGTTCGGCTCCCGGTACTTCGAGGAGCGCTTCAAGCCCGCCATCGACCGGGCCCTCAAGGGCGAAACCCTGACCGAGGCCGCCTGGCTGCCCCTGCCCGACGCGGGCGAGCGCTACATGTCCATCACCTACCAGCCGGTCCGGGTCCAGGGCGACGACGCCGAATACGTCTCCTTCGAGGCCCGGGACATGACCGACCTCAAGCGCAGCGAGGAGGACCTCAAGGCCATCGCCGAGCGCCTCGACCTGGCCACGGACGCCGCCCATCTCGGCATCTGGGAGTGGGACCTGCGCACCGACGACCTGCTCTGGGACCGCAAGATGTTCGACCTCTACCAGGCCGAGCCTCTCCCCCCCAAGGAGCTGTTCGACTTCTGGCGCGGCTGCATCCACCCGGACGACCTGGCCGCCACCGAGCAGCAGCTGGCCCGGTCCATCGAGACCAAGGAGCCGCTCTACCTGGAGTTCCGCATCGTCCGGGCCGACAAGGCCGTCCGGCACATCCGCATCGAAGGGCTGGTCCAGGTGGACGACAAGGGCATGCCCATCCGGCTCATCGGCATCAGCATGGACGTCACCGAGCAGCGCCAGATGGAGGACGAGCTGCGCACCCTGGCCTCCACCGACCCCCTGACCGGGGCCAGCAACCGCCGCCAGTTCATGTCGCGCCTGGGCGAGGAGTTCGAGCGCTGCAAGCGGTACAACACCTCGCTGGTCCTCCTGTCCCTGGACATCGACCATTTCAAGCGCATCAACGACACCTACGGCCACCCGGCCGGGGACGACGTGCTCAAGGAACTGGTCGCCCTGTGCCGGTCCACCCTGCGCACCACCGACCTCTTCGGCCGCGTGGGCGGCGAGGAGTTCCAGGCCGCCCTGACCCAGACCCGCATCGGCGCGGGCGAGAACACCGCGGAAAGGCTGCGCCGCCGGGTGGAGCAGTGCGAGGTCAGGACCCACGACCAGATCATCACCTTCACCATCAGCATCGGGGTGACCGCCCTGACCCCGGACGACGAGTCCATCGAGGGGCTGCTCAAGCGGGCCGACGACGCCCTGTACCAGGCCAAGCGCAGCGGCAGGAACCGGGTCATCGTCCTCTGA
- a CDS encoding TetR/AcrR family transcriptional regulator, whose product MATRQQEKSRQTMRELMDSAIELFGTQGFASTSVAEITDHAGYAKGSFYRHWNSKDELFLQIVERKFKEYRATRHDRVQRAADLREAMGIIWDFLETIVADRNWSAIFLEFTIHAATNESLRRLLNQSDYRLSDRVFADLVRDHVTGDFPPEKIGALNTALFEGFLIHRALGTETLSLTEVREAAIDLAVRNGTRRD is encoded by the coding sequence ATGGCGACCAGACAGCAGGAAAAATCCCGGCAGACCATGCGGGAACTCATGGATTCGGCCATCGAGTTGTTCGGCACCCAGGGGTTCGCCTCCACTTCCGTGGCCGAGATCACCGACCACGCGGGCTACGCCAAGGGAAGCTTCTACCGCCACTGGAACTCCAAGGACGAGCTCTTCCTCCAGATCGTGGAGCGGAAGTTCAAGGAGTACCGGGCCACCCGGCACGACCGGGTGCAGCGGGCCGCCGACCTGCGCGAGGCCATGGGCATCATCTGGGATTTCCTGGAAACCATCGTGGCGGACCGCAACTGGTCGGCCATCTTCCTGGAGTTCACCATCCACGCGGCCACCAACGAGTCCCTGCGCCGCCTCCTGAACCAGTCCGACTACCGGCTCTCGGACCGGGTCTTCGCCGACCTGGTGCGCGACCACGTGACCGGGGACTTTCCCCCCGAGAAGATCGGGGCCCTGAACACCGCCCTGTTCGAAGGCTTTCTCATTCACCGCGCGCTGGGCACCGAGACCCTTTCCCTCACGGAAGTGCGCGAGGCGGCCATCGACCTGGCCGTGAGGAACGGAACCAGGCGGGACTGA
- a CDS encoding FAD-dependent oxidoreductase, with translation MSLFKKDKQEDWFLPEDVRKQLTETFQALKEPVHLELFAQPGVNDEFSDYTAKFGADLARLTDKITFKRFDIPSDRAAELGVTASPTLCLNPDDFHIRFLGAPLGEEGKSFITSIMLVSLRMNGLSEASLSLLDPLDEERLVQVFVSPSCPYCPGQVMHAVKTAIARPGQVKAECVEMNENRELTEKHNIGSVPHTIFDSGAHDALGLMPEERFVVEMVYLKSAEELLDEGKLPGVEGLQTATGYGTIEPGAVDLVIIGAGPAGLTAGIYAVRAGLKAVVLEKSIVGGQVSLTPVVENYPGFTNVPGKQLMDIMSEHARQYVPVHEGEGVESITVGDPARDEPIVITTARGEYPAKAVILATGASYRKLGIPGEETYFGRGVNYCASCDGYLYKGKSVAIIGGGNTALTDALHLKNLGVNVTIVHRRDEFRAQKSLADSVEREGIPVLWNTVVESIEGDGRKATSLKLRNVKDDAQTELPLDGVFMAIGQKAATELAKSMGVKLNADGYVEAGPDMRTSVPRVYVAGDLTGGLQQIVTAIGEGSVAAMSAFEDISHPYWKE, from the coding sequence ATGTCCCTTTTCAAGAAAGACAAGCAAGAAGACTGGTTCCTTCCCGAAGACGTCCGCAAGCAACTGACCGAGACCTTCCAGGCCCTGAAGGAGCCCGTGCACCTCGAACTCTTCGCCCAGCCCGGCGTCAACGACGAATTCTCCGACTACACCGCCAAGTTCGGCGCCGATCTGGCCCGGCTGACCGACAAGATCACCTTCAAACGGTTCGACATCCCGTCCGACAGGGCCGCGGAACTGGGTGTGACCGCCTCGCCCACCCTGTGCCTCAACCCGGACGACTTTCATATCCGCTTCCTGGGCGCGCCGCTGGGCGAGGAGGGCAAGTCCTTCATCACCTCCATCATGCTTGTCTCCCTGCGCATGAACGGGCTGTCCGAGGCTTCCCTCTCCCTGCTCGACCCCCTGGACGAGGAGCGCCTGGTCCAGGTCTTCGTCTCGCCGTCGTGCCCCTACTGTCCCGGCCAGGTCATGCACGCCGTGAAGACCGCCATCGCCCGGCCAGGCCAGGTCAAGGCCGAGTGCGTGGAGATGAACGAGAACCGGGAACTGACCGAAAAGCACAACATCGGCTCCGTGCCGCACACCATCTTCGACAGCGGCGCGCACGACGCCCTGGGGCTCATGCCCGAGGAACGCTTCGTGGTCGAGATGGTCTACCTCAAGTCCGCCGAGGAACTCCTGGACGAGGGCAAACTGCCCGGCGTGGAGGGATTGCAGACCGCCACCGGCTACGGGACCATCGAGCCCGGGGCCGTGGACCTGGTCATCATTGGCGCGGGCCCGGCCGGGCTGACCGCGGGCATCTACGCCGTGCGCGCCGGGCTCAAGGCCGTGGTCCTGGAAAAGTCCATCGTCGGCGGCCAGGTCTCCCTGACCCCGGTGGTCGAGAACTACCCGGGCTTCACCAACGTGCCCGGCAAGCAGCTCATGGACATCATGAGCGAGCACGCCCGCCAGTACGTGCCCGTGCACGAGGGCGAGGGCGTGGAGTCCATCACCGTGGGCGACCCGGCCAGGGACGAGCCCATCGTGATCACCACGGCCCGGGGCGAATATCCGGCCAAGGCGGTCATCCTGGCCACGGGCGCGAGCTACCGCAAGCTCGGCATCCCCGGCGAGGAGACCTATTTCGGGCGCGGGGTCAACTATTGCGCGTCCTGCGACGGCTACCTGTACAAGGGCAAGTCCGTGGCCATCATCGGCGGCGGCAACACCGCCCTGACCGACGCCCTGCACCTCAAGAACCTCGGCGTGAACGTGACCATCGTCCACCGCCGCGACGAGTTCCGCGCCCAGAAATCCCTGGCCGACTCCGTGGAGCGCGAAGGCATCCCGGTGCTCTGGAACACCGTGGTCGAATCCATAGAGGGCGACGGCAGGAAGGCCACCTCGCTCAAGCTGCGCAACGTCAAGGACGACGCGCAGACCGAACTGCCCCTGGACGGCGTGTTCATGGCCATCGGCCAGAAGGCCGCCACCGAACTGGCCAAGTCCATGGGCGTGAAGCTGAACGCGGACGGCTACGTCGAGGCCGGCCCGGACATGCGCACCAGCGTGCCGCGCGTCTACGTGGCCGGCGACCTGACCGGCGGCCTGCAACAGATCGTCACCGCCATCGGCGAAGGCTCGGTGGCCGCCATGTCCGCCTTCGAAGACATCTCCCACCCCTACTGGAAAGAATAG